AGTTCTTGACCCATAATTTCACCGTAGGTCGCGTAGGTACAGCACTTTTTCCATGGAAATTAAATTGTTTTCGAAACGCGCGAATTGCTTTAACATAggagtcattatttttgtaaaatgccTTTACGATAAAAGCGCGCTGTGGAGATGTCCACTTCTCCATGACGAAAACGATACACTGCAACATAATTCGGCAAATCGGCATCCCTTGGCTACCTGGAACCACgtttaccattcccctaaccCCTCCTGAACACTGATAAGTGGTTACCAAAGTTTGAAAGGTTTTTCTTGGTCACCCTGTACATACTTATATTTTTACTAATAATTCTCACAAAGTTCCTCTTctcgctaaaattgtcaaaatcctgctgtttgccaaaaatcgtaaaaaaattctaaaaatagtcgttttcttagaaaattttgaattttgtttttttttttaactgcctaaatgtgttgtttttttgccagcaactttcaaaaaaccattctttttgttaaaattgtcagccTCGTTTTATATTTCCTAGAATCGTATTTTTCGTCAGAAATTGCTGTAATCCTTACTTCGATGccgaaaagttgtcaaaaagtctcgatttttcatcaaatagtttcaaaatagtataTGTAGTGGTAGTATGATaacttctcaaaattgaattcatttcaATTCGTTAATTTAAAACACATGTCGTATTTACAATTGAATGCTAGTTACTGAATAACGGACAAAAATCGAATAGTCGAggaacagtgttaccacattcTACGAAGTAAAATTACTCATTCGAATACCCAACACCATTTTAGTCAAAACTGCCTGAAAGTCCaaacttttgctaaaatacacataggtacctacagaagACCCTGAAGACCTattcttcgtaaaaaaaattcgtaaacaaTTTCTCAGTAACTAGAACCTTATAAATGGTCTTGGGTTCTGAAGGCAATAACAtagatcgatgcagaatctcaaatgctttcatttgggactggatcacttttcgaaaaatcaacgattttgttgaaaatacgccccccccccccgtttgaGGGCCCATTTCTTCCCTCCAGGAGGACttccaatatttcaattttttcgaaatgactttcaactcaaaatgatggtttttgctgaatttggctAAAATTCGCCAACCATTTCTTgtgaagggagggggaggggatccACCCTacacataagtaggtacctatctcttaATCTTTATTCTATACAgagtggccagaaatatcgggtacccctaagaaagtttttcattaaaaatataggttggcaacgtgaaatagatgcatatgattggtggaatgttttctctccagtccaacaaccaatcatgtgttatcattattatcattcactgtgaccaaccgaagtatttagttagaaaacttttttaggggtacccgatatttctggccaccctgtagcCATTGAAATCCTTATAGATATTCTAAGTTACTAAGTAAATTGTACATTTTGTTATCAGTTACAGGCAAGGATTATCGGGATTTAGAATTGACGACGATATTTACGAGCTGGTAAACCCCTACTTGGAGAAAGCGGAAAGGGTAATTGTCGCATTAAGAACGGTCTACAGACGTTTGAATGAGATTTACTCGCGTTCTAGGGGAGAATTATTCGCAGAGTAAGTCTGTTGTTAGATTTTAAgttcttatacctacctactttagtTTATATAATCAACTTATTTATATAGATTTATATGAATTTCAGTTACAGTTTGTATTTGAAGGGTCAAGAAAGACTGCGAGTAACATTAATCAATACCATCGACGTATGCAAACGGTTGCATACACTTTTCGAATTCGTCATAAACAAGGATCATCTAAAAGCTCTAAATGGAAATCAACGTATTGAGGTTTTACGAGAACACTTACGAtctgtaagtacatacctatgtttttttacttgaatttagCATTTTGATACCTACTTCGTATTTTCTATTCCCCTGTGTTGAAGGTCAATTTGGATATCGGCGAGGCGAATTCGACGTCGGATAGAGGCGCAGAAGGAACAGTTGCGTCAGAGCAGCCGAAACCAAGTGGATCAGGTTTGGGACAACAATAAGCCCATGCTACAACACGTCTGCTCCTAAATGTTCAAGTAAGTAGAACCGCATGCCACTCAACATCTTTGGATTGCTAGCAGATTTTGCTTTCTAGCTTAGGACTCgcacaaaaattattgaaccgGATAAAACCAGACTggaaaagcatgcaaaaatacatctttAGTCAAACTTTGAGGTCCTTGAGggcattttccgatttttggggaatttttgaaaaccaaatttgggccaaaaatgggggaaaaatcaaaactttatcaaattgacctagaaagctgaagtttggaATATATCCCATTTTCAACCTGCTAAATTGATTAGAAACAGATTTGAACCGTTActagcagttttggagcctccagcagatttttgaaccttgaaatttccacattttaccaaatgcggttgaaaagctaaaatttggctatccaacttcatttggtaaaattttgtgaaaatttcaagtttcgaaaatctgctggaggctccagggaTTTCCATgaagtcgctggagtctccaaaaacTACTGGAAATTGCCTTCAGTCGACGTAAAAGtgtgttgaaattggaatgcAAAATGGATTTCGACTTCCCAACCTCattcggtcattttttttttttgttggaaatttcacgtttcaaaaatctgctggaggctccaaaacgacttgagacCGTCCTTAAGTCAATGTAAAAGCGTGTTGAAATAAAAGTACACAGTAAATTTCCGCTGTCCAACCTcatttggtgacattttgtaaaaatttcaagtttcaaaaaaatgctggaggctctagaaatttccaaagagttgctggagtctccaaaactaCTGGAAACCACATTCAGTCAACATAATAGCATGTTGATATCAgtatgcagagtaaatttcgacttccCAATCacattcggtaatttttttttggaaatttcacgtttcaaaaatctgctggaggctccaggaatttcaaaaaagttactggagcctcaaaAAACTACTACAAACTGCATTCAGTAGACgtaatagcgtgttgaaattggaatgcaaagtaaatttcgactACCCAAcctcatttggtaaaattttgcggaaatttcacatttcgaaaatttactggaggctccaaaacgacttgataaCGTCTTTAAGTCAATATGAAAGCGTGTTGAAATAAAAGTACacagtaaatttccgctttccaaccccatttggtgacattttgtaaaaatttcaagattcaaaaaaattctggaggctccagaaatttccaaaaagtcgctggagtctccaaaaacTACTGGAAACCACATTCAGTCAACATAATAGCGTGTTGATATTAgtatgcagagtaaatttcgacttccCAATCacattcggtaattttttttggaaattttacgtttcaaaaatctgctggaggctccaggaatttcataaaagttgctggaggctccaggaatttcataaaagttgcTGGAGTCTCAAAAAAATACTAGAAACTGCATTCAGTAGACgtaatagcgtgttgaaattggaatgcaaagtaaatttcgactttccaacctcattcggtaaaattttgcgggaatttcacGTTTCGAGAATttgctggaggcaccaaaacgacttgatAACGTCTTTGAGTCAATATGaaagcgtgttgaaattgaagtacagagtaaattttcgctttccaaccccatttggtgacattttctgaaaaattcaagtttcaaaaatctattggaggctccaggaatttccataaagtcgctggaggctccaaaaactACTGGAAACTGCCTTCAGTCGACGTAATAGCGTGTTGAATTTAGAattcagagtgaatttcgacttCCCAACctaattcgataaaattttctggaaatatcacgtttcaaaaatctgctggaggctccaaaacgacttgagacCGTTCTTAAGTCAATGTAAaagcgtgttgaaattaaagtacagagtaaatttccgctttccgACCTCATTTGGTGAcattatgtaaaaatttcaaaattcaaatatctgctggaggctccagaaatttccaaaaaatcgctggaggctccaaaaactACTGGAAACTGCCTTCAGTCGACGTAAAAGCCTGTTGAAATAGgaatgcagagtaaatttcagctttccaatcctgtttgttaaaattttgtgggaatttcaacttttacgtAATATTTAAGTTTGAATTACCTATATTAAttttatgtcttttttttttatttttagatctTTGCGAATCCGTCGTTTAAGGTTGCAACGCAAACGTAACTAACCAGAAAAGACAAGTCTGAAACCATTCAAATCTGCTtctattatttttagaaatttatgtAATGTAATTTATCCCTTCATCAAGTTGTTAGTTATTAGttatttgtttatattttttatctatatttttttatctgtatttttttttgtattttctctctttttgcGTTGTTTTTGTATTCTCTATTctgtaaattatttttagtgatttaATCTATGAACTTATCAactgatatttttgaataaaaacgtTCAATTCGATTCCTCGTCAACGGAAATTGTTTTCTACCTTATCAATAAATGATCGAAGATGCAACGAATatgattataaaattaatatttagaTGCATAATAGCTATTTAAGCATCGAATAATTGATCTATCGTCAAAATGAACATCATTTTCGAATTCCTTGAATCAAACACAAACACCCGTCCGTCACCGActtaatttgctaaaaaaaacatcatgagactttgaaatttttttatgaactgTAGGGAGAGTTTTCAGAGACATACGAACTGTCGAAGGTGAAATTTTTGGGCACAGAGAATGGGTTCCCGATGTTGATTCTACCATAAAGTGTACAGTTTCTTTCTTGatgaagttttttattaaaaaaattgaactttcaaaggTACATATGcgatatggaaaaaaataaatgtcgtattcgtaatcagcgatgtttaattagtaataatcgacccCTCGTACGCTTAATTAGCTTTCAATTAAGGTAAAGACAccgatctttgaaaaattgtttggcgTGTCGTTTGGGTTGCAGATCTTAACTTTAAGGGGCAAAtacgaactttttaaaaattgatctttttgcCTTAATTAAAAGCTAATATGGTGTAGGAGgggtcgattattactaattaagCACCGCTGATCACGATAAGCTCATCTATTTCATTCAATATTATGTTTTTACACcggaaagttcaactttttttgcaaaaggtTTCATTATCaaggaaactttgagctttttggcagaaccaacaCTGGAAAAGTGGAAATGGATTCCCCGTGTTGGAAAACCCCTCCAACGACAGTTCGTACATTATAAAAAGCTCCCTAAAGCTCATAAAATatactcaaaagttgaaaatttatgatgCAGCGCTACAGGTGGTGAAAATGAGAAGTTCTTTTGTTATCCTAATTTTTAtatagaaaaatgtatttccaACTTCTTTTTCTGTAGGAACAaaagaagttccattttttACCGTCAAAGCGCTgcatcattttattttcaaaatttgttcactttttaaGCAGTTAGTTCACTGTTTGCATTACAGATAGCGCCAcagtcatattttgaaaattgagctttctaTTCTATTTTACCTCAATGAAAAGTCAATAGGGTGTACGAGGGGTCGATTATTGCTAAGTAAGCATacctgatcacgtcaagctcatttattttaatcgatcgagcttttttgtacctcaaagttcaacttttttggaaaaagtttcatttctcaggaaactttgaactttttggaAGAACGGACGCTAAACATAGATTCTCTGTGTTGGAAAACCTCTCAGACGATTGTTCGTACATTACAAAAAGCTCCCTAAAGCtcacaaaataaattcaaaagttcaagtattaggagtatagAACCCCTAATAtctcatattctcctaatgaataGCAGAATAGGTCCGATTTAGCATCAAAAATCGCTCAAACTAGTTTGTTCAGCGTGTCGATGTCGTTTGGGTTGCATATCTGAACTTTATGAggcaaatatgaactttttaaaattgagctttttgctTTGATTAAAAGCTATGTAATAGAGTGTACGAGGgatcgattattactaattaagcatcgctgatcacgtctaGCTCATTTATTTCATTCGATATTACACTTTTAcatctgaaagttcaacttttttgcaaaaaatttcgttactAAGGAAACTCGTAATAAAAAAACCAACGCAATTCTTgagattttctttttattaattaacaaataataaataaaaaataaatatcaacaaaatactccaaaaaaagaagaaaaaaaaagtataaattacACTCGTCAATAACCTAAATGCCAATTTACAACTTGATAGGCGCGTTTTTTCAAACGAGtcaagaaaaaattgcattttttaaaaaaaagaagaaagaaataaaatcaccgcgtaaatttataaaaataattcatcatcgGTTCGTATAAAAATTACGTGTCCGGCTCCGGGTTTTTAAATATAatctttttatattttacttgtaggtaagtatttatttttttaaaaaaacaaacgaaaaaaaatcctcaacctattaaaacaaaaagatgaaatttttctttttaaacgtACGAAATATCGCAAACCAAAGACAAATGATCGGATGGATAGACCAAAGATGGTAATCTATTTTCACCGATTTGTCCATCGTTTGGAAATTCCAATATAGCGTCGACTCGTAATTTATTCTTAGTGTAAAATATGTAATCCAAAGTCTGGCATTGTTCTCCTTCTTCTCTGATTTTCCAAGTAGTATACGATGGCTCTTTACCGTCCAAGGCGTAAGCGCTGCCCAAGTTCGAGGTACTGCTGCACATGACGTCGTAAACAGCTTCGGTTGGTTCGGCGTTGAAATCACCGCAAATGAGTAAAGGGCATTGATCCGAGTAAGCTGATACGCATTCCATTAAAGCTCGGCCCTGTTCTTTACGTATGGAAGACATTAGAGCTCCTGGGCGAGCTTTTAGATGAGTGGTGACCACGCAGATGTCCTTGTTTGACCAGTTGTCGTGCAATTGGATGATGATAGCGACCTGGGAAATGAAAGGATTGTAGTTATTTTGGTATACGAAAGGACGTAGCGTCCAGTGATGAAGAAAGAAGCATAATATACGTACTTGATTGCTACTGATGGTCCATACAGGTAAAActttctttttcgttttgatCACGTCGAATCGCTCTTTCAGGTAGAAAATAGCGCAACCATCCGGGCCATTGTTGTCTTTGACGTGTAGACAAGGAGAATCTGGTTTAGGGCAGAAAATACCCGCGTATCCTTGAGTTGATAACGTTCTGCATAGAAATTCGAAATGATCAACTTCCTggaaaaagtcgtaaaaatcATAATGAATAAATCTGCTTCGAATGGAAAATTGACTAAGAAATTATTCTAAGTAAATGTATATCTAGGTGTAGGTagatatttctaaaaattatcaaaaattataggttcccaatttcttcaatttatttgaactCTGAGAGCAAACgaattaatttaaattcaagATCATCTTTTGTAAAAATCTGAGTTATAAACCACAAGTTACACAAATTTTTCGGttacttttcttcaaatttaggGCTTTATTGGGAAGCTCAAAGGGTTGGTATCAAAAAACAACACTAGAATTTGAAACtaaataatgatgaaatattggtaaaattcatcaaaaatgtggGGGAAGATATGAAAACGATTTGAAATGATGCCAAAACATTCAAAGGAGCATAATAACCACTTCAAAGTACCTACagtaagtgaaatttttcaaaaatgcaccatAAAAAGGTTTTTAAAGGTCTTAAAATTATAATATAggtgaaataatatttttaaaaatcccgataattattaaaatttcaacaaaatttggaaaaaatgcataaaaatacaTAAGTTAAAAATGTGTTATAATGACAAATGAAGGTCACGCCGCCAAAAGCgaaatacagggtgtttcgtagGTGACCTACCTCCTTTCACCAGGTAAGTAGGCAACATGTGCTGAGCACAACTACGTGTGTTTGCCGACCTTTtgaattgaaggggcaaacttatgctcgattgaaaatttttttttttcaatgttggttGGAAACTTTAACCTTCTGTGGGTCGAGAACCATGATAGGTAGAGACTTGCACTTTGCGCCATTAAATAGCAaattttatgtagaatttttctATGTGGATGACCATCAACGTAGTTGATCAGGGAGGGTCATACAAAACAAAATATCCgtaaaaacgtgttcaaaaattgatgatttttaccttttttctagaatttctcaaaaacttgtCCTCTTCATATATCATTTTTATCTATTATTGtttcttaaagaaaaaagtttgatcTTTTTAATGACGCTACGCGCATCTCCCTATCTTGATTAGTTAAAAAGTGGCAACCCCATTGATACTTGTATGTATGATGGATACCaatgaaattcatttataaaattttcaaaaaacacataaaaatatggcaaaacttctaaaaatctctaaaaattgcaaaaatgcatgacaaaattactcaaaattacacaaaaacgCAAGGAAAATTATAAAGTAAAATTTGccataaatgaatgaaaaactgttaaaaatgTGCTAAAATTATCTACCAACTACCAAGTACCAATCtcaaaaagtgtgaaaataacactaaaaaattaccaaaaaatgataacatttcaataaaagttttgaaaatgaatgaaaaattgctttgaaaattttaaaaactatgtaaaaaaaattactgacttGATATTGA
This region of Planococcus citri chromosome 5, ihPlaCitr1.1, whole genome shotgun sequence genomic DNA includes:
- the LOC135848034 gene encoding uncharacterized protein LOC135848034 isoform X1 — translated: MHFIAGCSKGYRQGLSGFRIDDDIYELVNPYLEKAERVIVALRTVYRRLNEIYSRSRGELFADYSLYLKGQERLRVTLINTIDVCKRLHTLFEFVINKDHLKALNGNQRIEVLREHLRSVNLDIGEANSTSDRGAEGTVASEQPKPSGSGLGQQ
- the LOC135848034 gene encoding uncharacterized protein LOC135848034 isoform X2 → MHFIAGCSKGQGLSGFRIDDDIYELVNPYLEKAERVIVALRTVYRRLNEIYSRSRGELFADYSLYLKGQERLRVTLINTIDVCKRLHTLFEFVINKDHLKALNGNQRIEVLREHLRSVNLDIGEANSTSDRGAEGTVASEQPKPSGSGLGQQ
- the cu gene encoding nocturnin isoform X2, with amino-acid sequence MGSFTSAHIYNNDDHEDNDIELPKSMNGDDLLAIFENDTATNALQLQREFLRVNDKASDIRVMQWNVLSQTIGQHYDKFVNTPRRALEWKHRRFYILQEMITYMPDIFCLQEVDHFEFLCRTLSTQGYAGIFCPKPDSPCLHVKDNNGPDGCAIFYLKERFDVIKTKKKVLPVWTISSNQVAIIIQLHDNWSNKDICVVTTHLKARPGALMSSIRKEQGRALMECVSAYSDQCPLLICGDFNAEPTEAVYDVMCSSTSNLGSAYALDGKEPSYTTWKIREEGEQCQTLDYIFYTKNKLRVDAILEFPNDGQIGENRLPSLVYPSDHLSLVCDISYV
- the cu gene encoding nocturnin isoform X1; protein product: MTLEMENRINSAELLHMKESLAIAESLARASLMTSPSAERRLRARQLELDSKDDPNGYVPPKHVLLYLVRMGSFTSAHIYNNDDHEDNDIELPKSMNGDDLLAIFENDTATNALQLQREFLRVNDKASDIRVMQWNVLSQTIGQHYDKFVNTPRRALEWKHRRFYILQEMITYMPDIFCLQEVDHFEFLCRTLSTQGYAGIFCPKPDSPCLHVKDNNGPDGCAIFYLKERFDVIKTKKKVLPVWTISSNQVAIIIQLHDNWSNKDICVVTTHLKARPGALMSSIRKEQGRALMECVSAYSDQCPLLICGDFNAEPTEAVYDVMCSSTSNLGSAYALDGKEPSYTTWKIREEGEQCQTLDYIFYTKNKLRVDAILEFPNDGQIGENRLPSLVYPSDHLSLVCDISYV